The Edaphobacter sp. 12200R-103 genome contains a region encoding:
- the rplI gene encoding 50S ribosomal protein L9 encodes MEVILKEDINKLGHRGDVVKVADGYGRNYLLPQKLAIEATANNKAVIEQMKASAVRKSAREKVDAEAFATQLGEVELVFERKVGEHEHLFGSVTSSDIAHELEAKGYTVDRRKISLDEPLKTLGEYHVPVKLHREVTSHVKVTVKSDQPEAEAVTSASAE; translated from the coding sequence ATGGAAGTCATTCTGAAGGAAGACATCAACAAGCTCGGCCACCGCGGCGACGTCGTCAAGGTCGCGGACGGTTACGGGCGCAACTACCTGCTGCCGCAGAAGCTCGCCATCGAAGCGACTGCAAACAACAAGGCCGTCATCGAGCAGATGAAGGCTTCGGCCGTCCGCAAGTCGGCGCGCGAGAAGGTGGACGCTGAGGCGTTTGCCACCCAGCTCGGCGAAGTCGAGCTGGTCTTCGAGCGCAAGGTGGGCGAGCACGAGCACCTGTTCGGCTCAGTCACCTCGAGCGACATCGCGCACGAGCTGGAGGCCAAGGGCTATACCGTCGATCGTCGCAAGATCTCGCTCGACGAGCCCCTGAAGACGCTGGGCGAGTACCATGTCCCGGTCAAGCTGCACCGCGAGGTCACCAGCCACGTGAAGGTCACCGTAAAGAGCGACCAGCCCGAGGCTGAGGCAGTCACCAGCGCTTCCGCCGAGTAG
- a CDS encoding zinc ribbon domain-containing protein codes for MHPDLEKMIALQALDLEAHRLTEQMEELPKHVARLGQDHEAARKNLSTVLENLAREESLRRQQELDIKGHQQKAARLRKQMDVVTTTAQASALEHEIGFAEAEISRLEDSELESMERTEQMEAAKSAAEETVANLARSHAEARARSSETLERDRALLAEVNAKREALRPTIGENALSLYDRVARSRGTALAEGIDHKCSACQMMVRPQRWNDLRDRSNDEIMLTCESCGRLLYWDPARDAPQKKPAQNESIAASIVRAL; via the coding sequence ATGCATCCCGACCTAGAAAAGATGATCGCTCTCCAGGCTCTCGACCTTGAGGCCCACCGCCTCACCGAGCAGATGGAGGAGCTTCCGAAGCACGTCGCCCGGCTCGGCCAGGACCATGAGGCGGCCCGCAAGAATCTGTCCACCGTCCTCGAGAACCTTGCCCGCGAGGAATCGCTCCGCCGCCAGCAGGAGCTGGACATCAAGGGCCATCAGCAGAAGGCCGCCCGGCTCCGCAAGCAGATGGATGTCGTCACGACGACGGCCCAGGCCTCCGCTCTCGAACACGAGATCGGCTTCGCCGAAGCGGAGATCAGCCGTCTGGAGGACAGTGAGCTGGAGAGCATGGAGCGTACCGAACAGATGGAAGCCGCAAAGAGCGCCGCGGAAGAGACGGTCGCCAACCTGGCCCGCTCCCATGCTGAAGCACGCGCACGCTCCTCTGAGACACTGGAGCGCGATCGCGCACTGCTCGCAGAGGTAAACGCGAAGCGCGAGGCCCTACGACCCACCATCGGCGAAAACGCGCTCTCGCTCTACGACCGCGTCGCCCGCTCGCGCGGAACTGCTCTTGCCGAAGGCATCGACCATAAGTGCTCCGCCTGCCAGATGATGGTGCGGCCGCAGCGCTGGAATGATCTGCGCGACCGGAGCAACGACGAGATCATGCTTACCTGCGAATCCTGCGGAAGGCTGCTCTACTGGGACCCCGCGCGCGATGCTCCGCAGAAGAAGCCCGCGCAGAATGAAAGTATCGCGGCTTCGATTGTGAGAGCGCTGTGA
- a CDS encoding SPOR domain-containing protein has product MQLWNDYEGRTIAEAYPLKKLIRPEGRSAFFLTTNGTGTPSMVRLIEAHFDESEILTRWKTISEIQQENLVAMRKFGETTLDGTPLVYAVMEPTEMSLAELLQNRTLTVEETKQLAASLIGALTALHQSGLVHEHLDPANVLAAGETVKLRSDCVREAASPDGDEAEASRRKAGDVQELAALLLQAMTGRRSLQGSATMLAPPFDGIIRNGLSGKWGLSEMAAALGPVAKPQQPPAPAPVPPAAAKPDNKQIPAAPSAATTEKLKTESAGPLFDRAESTQPAPPTKLETAAAASANAAARPVPPAQAPDVRHRIVRPVEREPQRLKMIAAIAIAALVLLALGWYFLRSGTSPATQSTATTSASAPVPSTPVPPAPVAATSPAPASAAAAGTGRTEWRVVAYTYNHQDQAQKKADEMRAKHPAFNPEVFSPHGRAPYLVTVGGAMTRDQAIAFRAKARSAGLPRDTYARNYTR; this is encoded by the coding sequence ATGCAACTTTGGAATGACTATGAAGGACGAACAATTGCTGAGGCGTATCCACTCAAGAAGCTGATCCGCCCGGAGGGGAGGAGCGCCTTCTTTCTGACGACCAACGGTACGGGAACGCCATCGATGGTTCGTTTGATTGAAGCGCACTTTGATGAGTCGGAGATCCTGACGCGCTGGAAGACGATCTCGGAGATCCAGCAGGAAAATCTGGTCGCAATGCGCAAGTTCGGCGAGACCACGCTGGACGGCACGCCGCTGGTCTACGCCGTGATGGAACCGACCGAGATGAGCCTCGCGGAGTTGTTGCAAAACCGCACCCTGACCGTGGAGGAGACCAAACAGCTTGCCGCCAGCCTGATCGGCGCGCTGACGGCATTGCATCAGAGTGGACTGGTGCATGAGCATCTGGATCCCGCGAATGTTCTCGCCGCCGGGGAGACGGTCAAGCTGCGCAGTGACTGTGTGCGTGAGGCCGCATCTCCTGACGGAGACGAGGCAGAGGCGAGCCGCAGGAAGGCCGGCGACGTACAGGAACTGGCCGCATTGCTGCTTCAGGCGATGACGGGTAGGCGAAGCCTGCAAGGTTCGGCCACGATGCTCGCGCCGCCCTTCGATGGAATCATTCGCAACGGCCTAAGCGGAAAGTGGGGATTGAGTGAGATGGCTGCGGCTCTCGGTCCCGTAGCGAAACCCCAGCAACCTCCGGCACCCGCGCCTGTGCCACCTGCCGCTGCGAAGCCCGATAATAAGCAGATTCCTGCGGCGCCTTCCGCAGCGACGACGGAGAAACTGAAGACAGAATCCGCAGGCCCGCTGTTCGATCGTGCGGAGAGCACACAACCGGCGCCCCCGACAAAGCTGGAGACGGCAGCGGCTGCATCCGCAAACGCAGCCGCCAGACCCGTGCCCCCTGCCCAGGCTCCGGATGTCAGACATCGGATTGTCAGACCAGTGGAGCGGGAACCGCAGCGCCTGAAGATGATTGCGGCCATAGCGATTGCTGCGCTGGTGCTGCTGGCTTTGGGCTGGTACTTTCTCCGTAGCGGCACATCGCCAGCGACGCAGAGTACCGCGACCACTTCCGCATCGGCGCCCGTACCTTCGACTCCGGTCCCGCCTGCACCCGTTGCAGCGACTTCGCCTGCCCCGGCTTCCGCTGCAGCCGCCGGAACTGGCCGTACAGAGTGGCGTGTGGTCGCCTACACCTATAACCATCAGGACCAGGCGCAGAAGAAGGCGGACGAGATGAGGGCAAAACATCCGGCGTTCAATCCGGAGGTCTTTTCGCCGCACGGACGTGCTCCCTACCTGGTAACGGTGGGTGGAGCGATGACGCGCGATCAGGCGATTGCATTTCGAGCGAAGGCTCGCAGTGCTGGTCTGCCTCGCGACACCTACGCACGCAACTACACCCGCTAA
- the pth gene encoding aminoacyl-tRNA hydrolase, which translates to MKLIVGLGNPGIEYQFTPHNAGFLAIDRIAEDYGVVVGNRRGKALTAKARLAGEEVLLAKPETFMNLSGLSVAALVKELGIEDIARDVIVLYDELAFPLGQFRIAERGSANGHNGIKSILGALGTEEWIRIRIGVGKPALADGREIKAGGRDYLLTPMRRQELAVMDEVLDRVKIAVETVLTKGVSAAMNEFNRRPEKDSDGGK; encoded by the coding sequence GTGAAGCTGATCGTCGGACTTGGAAACCCAGGGATCGAATATCAGTTCACCCCCCACAATGCCGGGTTTCTTGCGATCGACCGCATCGCAGAAGACTATGGCGTTGTTGTCGGCAATCGGCGGGGTAAGGCGCTTACGGCAAAGGCGAGGCTGGCAGGCGAGGAAGTTCTGCTGGCAAAGCCGGAGACGTTCATGAACCTGAGCGGGCTTTCGGTCGCCGCACTGGTGAAGGAGCTGGGGATCGAGGACATCGCAAGGGACGTGATCGTCCTCTACGATGAGCTGGCATTTCCGTTGGGCCAGTTCCGCATCGCGGAGCGTGGTTCGGCGAACGGGCACAACGGGATCAAGTCGATCCTTGGGGCGCTCGGGACGGAAGAGTGGATTCGCATCCGCATCGGGGTCGGGAAGCCGGCGCTGGCGGATGGAAGAGAGATTAAGGCGGGAGGCAGGGATTATCTGCTGACGCCAATGCGCAGGCAGGAGCTTGCGGTGATGGATGAAGTGCTCGACCGCGTGAAGATCGCAGTCGAGACGGTGCTAACCAAGGGGGTCAGTGCCGCGATGAACGAGTTCAACCGCCGGCCGGAGAAGGATTCGGACGGCGGGAAGTAG
- the rpsF gene encoding 30S ribosomal protein S6 has protein sequence MSRTYEVMYIVRPDVEEADLDKLIEGFEKNVTDGGGEVKSTEKMGRRRLAYTVRKFNDGIYVLMTIVAEGALVGEIERRLRVSEQVIKFITVRIDEEEKRLAKIKAIRDSKVKRSAVEQAVAPEAPVAESPSAETAAV, from the coding sequence ATGAGCCGTACTTATGAAGTGATGTACATCGTCCGTCCGGACGTGGAAGAGGCAGACCTCGACAAGCTGATTGAAGGCTTCGAAAAGAATGTCACCGACGGTGGCGGAGAGGTCAAGTCGACCGAGAAGATGGGCCGCCGCCGCCTGGCCTACACGGTTCGCAAGTTCAACGACGGTATCTACGTTCTGATGACTATCGTCGCCGAGGGTGCTCTGGTCGGTGAGATCGAGCGTCGTCTGCGCGTCTCCGAGCAGGTGATCAAGTTCATCACGGTGCGCATCGACGAGGAAGAGAAGCGCCTGGCGAAGATCAAGGCAATCCGCGACAGCAAGGTGAAGCGCAGCGCCGTTGAGCAGGCAGTAGCTCCCGAAGCTCCTGTGGCGGAGAGCCCTTCTGCAGAGACTGCAGCGGTCTAG
- a CDS encoding DHA2 family efflux MFS transporter permease subunit: MAWRPKANPWIVAMTVTLATFMEVLDSSIANVALPHIAGGLGSTQEEATWVLTAYLVANAIILPAGAYMTTFIGRKKFYMICVLLFGVSSAMCGLAPSLPLLVFFRILQGIGGGGLAPSEQAILADTFPPEKRGQAFAMYGLAVVVAPAIGPTLGGWITDNYDWRWIFFLNIPICLLSLFLTSRIVEDPPYVHEQVKEAQKGGIRLDFLGFGLLGLTFGSLEFVLDKGQEDDWFGSKLITFFVVTMVVAFIAMIWWELRQLRTGNRPIINLTLFKRRNFAISFALMFVLGFALYGTTILIPQFVQTLLGYTAELAGMVLSPAGFMMMAMMPVVGFLSSKVDPRKLIAYGFTMLTLALILMHTMDLNISYGRLVFLRIVQASGLAFLFIPINTIAYIGVKQSENNDVSGLTNLARNVGGSCGTAFMATMLTRLSAAHETHMVRNLTTGNPAFVDQVKRLKEMFGGHGDGNPMLGQASHTAQAFIYNQLHRQAGMLAYLDIIQYLAIFCACMLPLLFFIPKPPEHLDPGAGH, encoded by the coding sequence GTGGCCTGGCGGCCAAAGGCCAATCCCTGGATTGTCGCCATGACCGTAACTCTGGCGACATTTATGGAGGTGCTGGACTCCTCCATCGCCAACGTGGCCCTGCCGCACATTGCCGGTGGACTGGGCTCGACTCAGGAAGAGGCTACGTGGGTCCTGACCGCATACCTTGTCGCGAACGCCATCATTCTGCCGGCGGGCGCATACATGACGACGTTCATCGGGCGCAAGAAGTTCTACATGATCTGCGTCCTGCTGTTCGGGGTCAGCTCGGCCATGTGCGGTCTGGCGCCATCGCTTCCGCTGCTGGTCTTCTTCCGCATCCTTCAGGGTATCGGCGGAGGCGGACTTGCTCCATCGGAACAGGCGATCCTGGCTGATACCTTTCCGCCGGAAAAACGCGGTCAGGCCTTTGCCATGTACGGTCTCGCCGTCGTTGTCGCTCCTGCCATCGGTCCTACCCTGGGCGGCTGGATTACCGACAACTACGACTGGCGCTGGATCTTCTTCCTCAACATTCCCATCTGCCTGCTTTCGTTGTTTCTGACCTCACGTATCGTCGAGGATCCGCCTTATGTGCATGAACAGGTGAAAGAGGCGCAGAAGGGAGGCATTCGGCTCGACTTTCTTGGGTTCGGACTATTGGGATTGACCTTCGGCTCACTGGAGTTCGTGCTCGACAAGGGCCAGGAGGATGACTGGTTCGGATCAAAGCTCATCACATTCTTTGTCGTTACGATGGTAGTCGCTTTCATCGCGATGATCTGGTGGGAGCTGCGGCAGCTTCGCACCGGCAACAGGCCCATCATCAATCTGACGCTGTTCAAGCGGCGAAACTTCGCCATCTCGTTCGCCCTGATGTTCGTACTGGGATTTGCGCTTTACGGAACGACCATCCTGATCCCGCAGTTTGTCCAGACGTTGCTGGGCTACACGGCCGAGCTGGCTGGAATGGTGCTGTCACCCGCGGGCTTCATGATGATGGCGATGATGCCCGTTGTCGGCTTCCTTTCGAGTAAGGTCGATCCGCGCAAGCTGATCGCGTATGGCTTCACCATGCTGACGCTGGCATTGATTCTGATGCACACGATGGACCTGAACATCAGTTACGGTCGGCTTGTGTTCCTTCGCATCGTCCAGGCGTCTGGACTAGCCTTCCTGTTCATTCCCATCAATACGATCGCGTATATCGGGGTGAAGCAGTCGGAGAACAACGACGTCTCCGGCCTGACGAACCTTGCCCGCAACGTGGGCGGATCATGCGGCACGGCGTTTATGGCGACCATGCTGACGCGCCTTTCGGCGGCGCATGAGACGCACATGGTACGAAATCTCACCACGGGCAATCCCGCGTTTGTCGATCAGGTAAAACGGCTGAAAGAAATGTTCGGCGGACATGGAGACGGCAATCCGATGCTGGGACAGGCCTCGCACACCGCGCAGGCGTTCATCTACAACCAGCTGCATCGCCAGGCCGGAATGCTCGCGTACCTCGACATCATCCAGTACCTGGCGATCTTCTGCGCGTGTATGCTTCCGCTGCTGTTCTTCATCCCCAAGCCACCGGAGCATCTTGATCCGGGTGCGGGGCACTAG
- a CDS encoding GNAT family N-acetyltransferase produces the protein MSSTLWLADLPSNDLPSNEDSMSSASIELRPFQAGDATAFRELNEAWIRRHFGLEDHDNEMLCDPEGYVLSKGGHIFFAVSRGKHVGCCALLPMSTGVYEVAKMAVAESCQGRGIGRRLLAYTVEQGRALGADSLYLETNSKLTNAVHLYESLGFEHLPPRPSPYVRANVFMELRF, from the coding sequence ATGTCTTCGACCCTGTGGCTTGCCGATCTTCCGTCCAACGACCTGCCGTCAAACGAGGATTCCATGTCTTCAGCCTCCATCGAACTGCGTCCCTTCCAGGCCGGGGATGCCACCGCTTTTCGCGAACTCAACGAGGCATGGATCAGGCGGCACTTCGGCCTTGAAGACCATGACAACGAGATGCTGTGCGACCCCGAAGGCTACGTTCTTTCCAAAGGCGGCCACATCTTTTTCGCAGTTTCAAGGGGAAAGCACGTCGGGTGTTGTGCGCTGCTCCCGATGTCGACGGGGGTCTACGAAGTCGCCAAGATGGCCGTCGCGGAGTCGTGCCAGGGCCGCGGGATTGGCCGTCGCTTGCTCGCCTACACTGTTGAACAGGGCCGCGCTCTCGGCGCCGACTCGCTCTACCTTGAAACCAACAGCAAGCTCACCAACGCGGTTCACCTGTACGAGTCGCTGGGCTTCGAACACCTTCCGCCCCGTCCCTCGCCGTACGTCCGAGCCAACGTCTTCATGGAACTGCGCTTCTAA
- the rpsR gene encoding 30S ribosomal protein S18 produces the protein MADETTSTPSPEQQAPSSRPSSGPGGPRPARPAGGPGGGGRKFFRRKKVCKFCTEKIDAISYRDVRLLQGFVAERGKIVPRRLTGVCTRHQRRLSQAIKQSRNIALLAFATRY, from the coding sequence ATGGCTGACGAGACAACCAGCACTCCATCCCCCGAACAGCAAGCTCCCTCATCCCGTCCCAGCTCCGGTCCTGGCGGCCCCCGGCCTGCCCGCCCCGCAGGTGGCCCCGGTGGGGGCGGACGAAAGTTCTTCCGGCGCAAGAAGGTCTGCAAGTTCTGCACCGAAAAGATCGACGCGATCTCCTACCGTGATGTTCGGCTGCTGCAGGGCTTTGTGGCTGAGCGCGGCAAGATCGTTCCGCGCCGCCTGACGGGCGTCTGCACGCGCCATCAGCGGAGGCTTTCGCAGGCCATCAAGCAGTCGCGCAACATCGCCCTGCTTGCATTTGCCACGCGCTACTAA
- a CDS encoding LysR substrate-binding domain-containing protein, whose amino-acid sequence MDERDVELRHLRYFVAVAEELHFGRAAERLHLAQPPLSQQIRRLEEILGYPLFLRTSRAVRLTAAGEVFLERARRTLRSVREDIEEARSIGRGDEGFLRVGFIGSSMLTPLPAMLGRYRSLYPRVQLQLSESYTASIAQSLNRGTVDAGFLRDGGPTEGLQIEALFSEPFVAVLPRTHRLAGRSIISTADLRDDPFVFFSPTAGALAYEKPISLCQIHGFRPRVVQEAPQWLTILRLVGAGLGVSIAPACVRQIAGADVWCPGLRGARVRSDIELAYRRGEDRAVVRAFAAVARESFRDAVRAKTGAPVIPERASQHRASR is encoded by the coding sequence ATGGATGAACGGGATGTCGAACTGCGGCACCTGCGCTATTTTGTCGCTGTCGCCGAGGAGCTGCACTTTGGCCGCGCCGCAGAGAGACTGCATCTGGCGCAGCCTCCGCTGTCGCAGCAGATTCGCCGCCTTGAGGAGATTCTGGGGTATCCGCTGTTCCTGCGGACTTCACGTGCGGTGCGGCTGACTGCAGCCGGAGAGGTCTTTCTGGAGCGCGCCCGGCGAACGCTGCGCAGCGTTCGCGAAGACATCGAAGAGGCTCGCAGCATCGGGCGTGGTGACGAGGGATTTCTGCGCGTCGGCTTTATCGGCTCGAGCATGTTGACGCCACTGCCGGCGATGCTTGGGCGTTATCGCAGCCTGTACCCTCGCGTACAGCTGCAGCTCTCGGAGTCTTACACCGCGAGCATTGCGCAATCGTTGAATCGCGGCACGGTCGATGCGGGTTTTCTGCGCGATGGCGGGCCGACGGAGGGTCTGCAGATCGAGGCTCTGTTCTCAGAGCCGTTTGTGGCCGTGCTGCCGCGGACGCACCGACTGGCAGGCCGAAGCATCATCTCAACGGCCGATCTTCGCGACGATCCGTTTGTCTTCTTCTCTCCGACGGCAGGTGCCCTGGCCTATGAGAAGCCGATCTCTCTGTGCCAGATACACGGCTTTCGCCCGCGGGTGGTGCAGGAGGCTCCGCAGTGGCTCACGATTCTGCGGCTGGTGGGTGCGGGCCTCGGCGTCTCGATCGCTCCTGCGTGCGTGCGCCAGATTGCAGGAGCAGATGTATGGTGCCCTGGGCTGCGCGGGGCCCGTGTGAGGAGCGACATTGAGCTGGCATACCGCAGAGGCGAGGACCGCGCGGTCGTCAGGGCGTTTGCCGCCGTGGCACGGGAGAGCTTTCGCGATGCTGTGCGGGCGAAGACAGGAGCTCCGGTTATCCCAGAAAGAGCTTCTCAACATCGAGCCAGTCGTTGA
- a CDS encoding DUF2251 domain-containing protein, producing MQSLTFTPGLAFLSSDSSAPPWTVVFEDEGIAGYFYACDRSQTTHEESILDAMLIYNVEALAKSDAEHQRPEPERIAAVEWSRDGMQAVLYLDGIPQALYDFRERAGYCRLNFPNFLEEKGDIWRKSTHAWSEAAIQRFEAELYGLTGPQDGGKES from the coding sequence ATGCAGTCGCTTACTTTTACTCCCGGCCTCGCCTTCCTCTCCTCCGACTCCTCTGCGCCGCCATGGACGGTGGTCTTTGAAGACGAAGGTATCGCGGGATACTTCTATGCCTGTGACCGCTCGCAGACGACGCACGAGGAGAGCATCCTCGACGCGATGCTGATCTACAACGTGGAGGCCCTGGCAAAGAGCGACGCCGAGCATCAGCGTCCGGAGCCGGAGCGCATCGCCGCTGTGGAGTGGTCGCGCGATGGCATGCAGGCCGTGCTTTATCTGGATGGCATACCGCAGGCGCTCTACGACTTCAGAGAGAGGGCAGGCTACTGCCGGTTGAACTTCCCGAACTTTCTGGAGGAGAAGGGCGACATCTGGCGCAAGTCCACGCACGCCTGGTCCGAGGCTGCGATTCAGCGCTTTGAGGCCGAGCTGTATGGCCTGACCGGACCGCAGGATGGCGGCAAGGAGAGCTAA
- a CDS encoding 5'-3'-deoxyribonucleotidase, which produces MKRIAVDMDEVMADALAEHLLRYNRDHEDKLTLEDLHGKKLWDVVAVDRHNALEGYLRSEDFFESLTVMPESQRVMRLLQQKYEVFIATAAMEVPTSFHQKFRWLERHFPFLPPSHIVYCGDKSVIRADYLIDDNPRQLRRFQGEGILFTSPHNVAVKGFRRVNDWLDVEKLFLG; this is translated from the coding sequence GTGAAGAGAATCGCTGTCGACATGGATGAGGTGATGGCGGACGCGCTGGCGGAACATCTGCTGCGCTACAACCGTGATCACGAAGATAAGCTCACGCTGGAAGATCTTCACGGCAAAAAGCTGTGGGACGTCGTCGCCGTCGATCGCCATAACGCGCTTGAGGGCTATCTCCGCTCGGAAGATTTCTTCGAAAGCCTCACCGTCATGCCGGAATCGCAACGCGTCATGCGGCTGCTGCAGCAGAAGTACGAGGTGTTTATCGCGACCGCCGCCATGGAGGTCCCGACCTCTTTCCATCAGAAGTTTCGCTGGCTCGAACGCCACTTTCCTTTTCTTCCGCCGTCGCACATCGTCTACTGCGGCGATAAGAGCGTCATCCGCGCCGATTACCTGATCGACGACAATCCTCGCCAGTTGCGCCGGTTTCAGGGGGAAGGAATCCTTTTCACCTCACCGCATAACGTTGCGGTCAAGGGCTTCCGGCGCGTCAACGACTGGCTCGATGTTGAGAAGCTCTTTCTGGGATAA
- a CDS encoding murein L,D-transpeptidase, whose amino-acid sequence MIKSALRSAGILSLLALLFTFSGCHRHRKTTSAPNTTDYSDDIQSLVAFSRLSFLRWPNISDYEPLVKTFYDDRNYEIAWTRDGKPTPAAQGFIKAFAEAADKGLNPEDYDNSRWPARIQSLSSGHEDVVAKFDVAMTVNVMRFISDLRIGRVNPQHFNFGIDVANKKYNLAEFISDHAVDITDVPKLLATVEPDSDNYRRTEDALTHYVELARQEPAGSAAQPLPTVTKSLSIGETYPAAGQLEQRLLLEGDIASSAESATQEKTDDAPHVITKRISEGLRAYQERHGLTIDGRLTSETVTSLNVPMSQRVAQLQYALERWRWLPDPYLNPRLLVNLPEFVLRAYSPDHNLEFKMKVVVGKVIGEHQTPVFARMMRYLVFRPYWNVPTSIVRKELIPHIQANHNYLESKNFEVYNNKGQTVSDYTVKQLAQGGLMVREKPGPRNSLGLVKFMFPNQYDIYLHSTPATELFNRTRRDFSHGCVRVQKPADLAAWLLDGQKDKDGKEWSLDKVQQAMNAGPNNYQVNLKTPIPIVIFYVTAEVEEDGHVHFFNDIYGYDESLRKTLEKGPPYPIRPDAVASRPKTDNTV is encoded by the coding sequence TTGATCAAATCTGCTCTTCGCTCCGCCGGTATACTCTCGCTGCTGGCACTGCTTTTTACCTTCTCCGGGTGCCATCGTCATCGCAAGACCACTTCGGCTCCCAACACAACCGACTACTCCGACGACATTCAGTCGCTGGTCGCGTTCAGCAGGCTCAGCTTCCTCCGCTGGCCCAACATCTCCGACTATGAGCCGTTGGTAAAAACCTTCTATGACGATCGCAACTACGAGATCGCCTGGACCCGTGACGGCAAGCCTACCCCTGCCGCGCAGGGCTTTATCAAGGCCTTTGCCGAGGCAGCCGATAAGGGACTGAATCCCGAAGACTACGACAACTCCCGCTGGCCCGCCCGCATCCAATCGCTCTCATCGGGCCACGAGGATGTGGTCGCGAAGTTCGATGTCGCAATGACCGTCAATGTCATGCGCTTCATCTCCGACCTCCGCATCGGCCGCGTCAATCCGCAGCACTTCAACTTCGGCATCGACGTGGCCAACAAGAAGTACAACCTCGCCGAGTTTATCTCCGATCACGCCGTCGACATCACCGATGTTCCCAAGCTGCTCGCCACCGTCGAGCCGGACTCGGACAACTATCGCCGCACCGAAGATGCCCTGACTCACTACGTTGAGCTCGCGCGCCAGGAGCCTGCCGGTTCCGCAGCACAGCCACTCCCCACAGTTACAAAGTCTCTGAGCATTGGCGAGACCTATCCGGCGGCCGGCCAGCTCGAGCAGCGGCTCCTCCTCGAAGGCGATATCGCATCCTCTGCCGAGTCTGCCACCCAGGAGAAGACGGATGACGCCCCGCATGTCATTACAAAGCGCATCAGCGAAGGACTACGCGCCTACCAGGAACGGCATGGTCTCACCATCGACGGAAGGCTGACGTCCGAAACCGTCACAAGTCTCAACGTTCCTATGTCGCAGCGTGTTGCCCAGCTTCAATACGCCCTTGAGCGCTGGCGCTGGCTGCCCGATCCCTACCTGAATCCACGGCTGCTGGTAAACCTGCCTGAGTTTGTCCTGCGTGCCTATAGCCCTGACCATAATCTCGAGTTCAAGATGAAGGTGGTCGTCGGCAAAGTCATCGGCGAGCACCAGACTCCCGTCTTTGCCCGCATGATGCGCTACCTGGTCTTCCGGCCTTATTGGAACGTGCCTACCAGCATCGTCCGCAAAGAGCTGATCCCACATATTCAGGCAAATCATAACTACCTCGAGTCGAAGAACTTCGAGGTCTACAACAACAAGGGGCAGACGGTATCGGATTACACCGTAAAGCAACTTGCGCAGGGCGGCCTGATGGTGCGGGAAAAGCCCGGCCCAAGAAATTCGCTGGGACTGGTGAAGTTCATGTTCCCCAACCAGTACGACATCTACCTGCACTCCACGCCTGCAACCGAGCTCTTCAATCGAACGCGCCGCGACTTCAGCCACGGGTGTGTCCGTGTGCAGAAGCCCGCCGACCTCGCGGCATGGCTGCTCGACGGACAGAAGGACAAGGACGGAAAGGAGTGGAGCCTCGACAAGGTGCAGCAGGCCATGAATGCAGGCCCCAACAACTATCAGGTCAACCTCAAGACGCCGATTCCCATCGTCATCTTCTACGTCACCGCCGAGGTCGAAGAAGACGGCCACGTTCATTTCTTTAACGACATCTATGGCTACGACGAGAGCCTGAGAAAGACCCTCGAAAAGGGACCGCCGTATCCCATCCGGCCCGACGCGGTAGCCTCCAGGCCAAAGACCGATAACACCGTCTGA